The Streptomyces sp. NBC_01439 genome contains the following window.
CCGCCCCCGGATCCGGAGCCCGGACGCTGGCTGGACGAGTGCTACGCGTCGGTGCGCCGGGCCAAGGCGGACACGGGCGGCCGCCACCGGACGGGGCCGGTCTCGCTGCGCCGCCTGCTGCTCCTGGGGGAAGCGAGCGGCCCGGCGAAGAGCGTGCGGGTCGTCTACTGGATCTCCCTCCTCCTGTTCAACGTCGCGCTCGCGTGGTGGGTGAACGCGCTCATCGCAGGCGTACCCGGCTTCATGCACGAGGACGGTGTCTCCGAGTCCGAGGAAATCGCCTCCTACCTGGGGGCGGCGGGCGTCCTCTTCGTCATGTCGGCCCTCCTGTGGGTGTGGACGGTGCACTTGGGCGCGGCGGAGCCGAAGCAGGTGTACCGCAAGCGGATCGACTCGGCCGCGTGGGAGGAACAGGAGCGGAAGCGGCGGAGTGCCGCACACGCGAAGGCGGTTGCGAAGGCCAGGCGCGCGAAGGGGGACGTGCAGGGGGACGGGGACGGGGACGGGGGCGGGTCCGCGGGCTGACCCGCTCGGACAGGCACCTCCGGCCCGGCCCGGTTTGGCGTCCTCGTCCTCGTCCTCGTCCGCGTTCGTGTCCCGTGTGCTCATCCCGCCCGTTCGGCCCCGGGCGGCGGCGCGAGGAGCTCTCCGTCCACGACCGTGACGGCCCGGCCGGTCAGCAGGGTGCGCTCGCCCGCCAGGGTCACCCGTACCAGCCCGCGGCGCGCACCGCCCTGGAGGCCGGTCAGTTCGGTACGGCCCAGCCGCTCCGCCCAGAACGGGGCGAGCGCGGTGTGGGCGCTGCCGGTGACCGGGTCCTCGTCGATGCCGAAGGCGGGGAAGAAGCCGCGGGAGACGAAGTCGTACCCGAGGGAGGGATCCTCGGCGGGCGCGGTGACGATCACCCCCCGCCGGGCGAAGGCGCGCAGGGCGCCGTGGTCCGGTTCCAGCTCGCGCACGGTCTTCTCGTCGGCGAGCTCCACGACGAGGTCACCGATGTGGTCGGCGGTGTCGTGCACCGAGAGGATCGGGGGACCGCCGAGCGCATGGTCCACGGCGGCCGGCGCCGCCACCGGGGTCAGCGAAGAGGTCGGGAAGTCCATGGTGACCGTGCCGTCCTCGGCGGCCTCGGCCGTGAGGACGCCGCAGCGCGCGGAGAAGCGGATCAGTCCCGTGGCGAGCCCGCTGGTGGCCAGCACGTGCGCGGTGGCCAGGGTGGCGTGGCCGCACATGTCCACCTTGGCGGCCGGGGTGAACCAGCGCAGCGCCCAGTCGGCTTCCCCGCCGGGCGGCAGGGGGTGGGCGAAGGCGGTCTCGGAGAGGTTCATCTCGCAGGCCACCTGCTGGAGCCAGGCGTCCGGGGGGAACGCTGCGTCGAGGAGCAGGACTGCCGCGGGGTTCCCCTGGAAGGGTCGGTCGGTGAAGGCGTCGACGATTCGGATGCGCATGCTCCGACGGTAGGGCGGTTTCTTGATCATCGACAAAGGCCAATCGGGGGTGACTGGCCCTGTCCGGTGTGGTGCCGCCCGCGCAGTCCGGCCCCGACCGGACCGTCACGGATCGTCCAGTTCCCCGGAGCCCGCCGCCGCGCCCGCATCGACGACGACCTCGCCGCCCGGACCGAGCGTCCGACACCCGAACCACACCGGATCGTCGACGCGGCGGCGGTCCGCGGGGCGGCGGTCCGCGGGGCGGCGGTCCGCGGGGCGGCGCGCAACGCCCGGTACGCAGGGCTCCGGTTCACCCTTGCCGCCGTGAACCGGCTTGTCCGTACGCACTAGTGTGCGCAGTGTGCGCGTACTTCTGGTGGAAGACGATGAGCCGGTCGCCGAGTCCCTGCTCCGCGGCCTGAGCCGCTACGGCTTCGACGTCGAGTGGGTCACCACGGGCGGCGCGGCGTTGGGTCACGAGGGTCCGTACGACGTCGTCCTCCTCGATCTCGGGTTGCCCGACACCGACGGCCTCGACGTGTGCAAGGCGCTGCGCGGGCGCAGTGCCGTGCCGATCATCGTGATCAGTGCCCGCAGCGACGAGACGGACCGGGTGGTCGGGTTGGAGCTGGGCGCCGACGACTACGTGTCCAAGCCGTTCGGGGTCCGGGAGGTCATCGCGCGGATACGGGCGGTGATGCGGCGCGTGCAACCCCGCACCCCGTCGACTCTGGAGAGCGCCCCCGACCGGTACGGTTCCCGGCTCACCATCGACCGCAGGGCCGCCCGCGTCCGGCTGGACGGCCAAGAGGTGGCGCTCGCCCCCAAGGAGTACGACCTGCTCGCCTTCCTCACCG
Protein-coding sequences here:
- a CDS encoding PhzF family phenazine biosynthesis protein; translated protein: MRIRIVDAFTDRPFQGNPAAVLLLDAAFPPDAWLQQVACEMNLSETAFAHPLPPGGEADWALRWFTPAAKVDMCGHATLATAHVLATSGLATGLIRFSARCGVLTAEAAEDGTVTMDFPTSSLTPVAAPAAVDHALGGPPILSVHDTADHIGDLVVELADEKTVRELEPDHGALRAFARRGVIVTAPAEDPSLGYDFVSRGFFPAFGIDEDPVTGSAHTALAPFWAERLGRTELTGLQGGARRGLVRVTLAGERTLLTGRAVTVVDGELLAPPPGAERAG
- a CDS encoding response regulator transcription factor, producing MRVLLVEDDEPVAESLLRGLSRYGFDVEWVTTGGAALGHEGPYDVVLLDLGLPDTDGLDVCKALRGRSAVPIIVISARSDETDRVVGLELGADDYVSKPFGVREVIARIRAVMRRVQPRTPSTLESAPDRYGSRLTIDRRAARVRLDGQEVALAPKEYDLLAFLTEEPGALMSREQIMEAVWDANWFGPTKTLDVHVAALRRKLVGAITIDAVRGVGFRLEVDKGGNDAAP